From the genome of Aspergillus fumigatus Af293 chromosome 1, whole genome shotgun sequence, one region includes:
- the ccpA gene encoding protein ccpA, giving the protein MHYSQFVTVASALALAPTAVVARQGAAAFVTVNSIDVCPKKVAQEIINPGPKVVTTPYTCDQVKLGHGLDVSYYNFDIEPLTKDTFPYCKALKVFDNEGCLGFPTLWIPLESPLEDKCIPEHYFSDEVKSISFQLDCREDAPVKKEPYGPKEGAEQSAPQAEHSTKQDAQQGSHQGQEVQNSPKQEARQGSRPAEAAPKQEQEAEQASEAAPEKKASNPADSLGLGELTKVLGFR; this is encoded by the exons ATGCATTACTCTCAG TTCGTCACCGTGGCATCAGCGCTCGCGCTGGCGCCTACCGCCGTTGTTGCTCGCCAGGGCGCCGCTGCCTTCGTCACAGTGAACTCGATAGACGTTTGTCCCAAAAAGGTGGCCCAGGAAATCATCAATCCGGGACCGAAGGTAGTTACCACGCCCTACACTTGCGATCAAGTGAAGCTCGGTCATGGCCTGGACGTGTCCTACTACAACTTCGACATCGAGCCCCTCACCAAGGACACCTTTCCTTACTGCAAGGCTCTCAAGGTCTTTGACAACGAAGGTTGCCTGGGCTTCCCTACTTTATGGATCCCCCTCGAGAGCCCACTTGAGGACAAGTGCATCCCTGAACACTACTTCAGCGACGAAGTGAAGTCTATCTCGTTCCAGCTTGATTGCCGCGAGGACGCCCCTGTCAAGAAGGAGCCATATGGCCCTAAGGAGGGGGCTGAACAATCTGCACCGCAGGCAGAGCATAGTACTAAGCAGGACGCTCAACAGGGTTCTCACCAGGGACAGGAGGTGCAGAACAGCCCTAAGCAGGAGGCTCGCCAAGGTTCCAGGCCGGCAGAGGCTGCTCCtaagcaggagcaggaagctgAGCAAGCTTCTGAGGCAGCGCCCGAGAAAAAGGCCTCAAACCCTGCTGACAGTCTCGGCCTGGGCGAACTCACAAAGGTGCTCGGTTTCCGGTGA
- a CDS encoding Sfi1 family protein — MPPNPPQRKALSFENPSLSDEDVGLLYQIVSRAELDPDANRLPFRALFKAYDEVIAEHEVDADPGHACLRFLFKMGSKEVVGNSLFEKFENLLRQMGIVIEFGGDDTFAETNDTYEDKEPSIEGLRNKRVDLDTTSREDTTQTRCRRRASFNSMYDVGEDITQRSFINRPSSRSSMSRLQTGKTEFPKPTPARAEKQRTSPDRTQLMAQFVDVGRKLMRRMEELASKDERRDKTPAFVGKDARSAVDRDRSERMAEASRSKTRSGAAHAASSTASDEHSEGSTTSSQEDAHNSFEKREVPPEMLYRPSLSDLLRDASTFNMYRQRAIARRILTQWLKKAVQTQQTHRNMEVVAVNRDRITLLRQAFETWRTIVQGKRRAAQTEKFFKHLEERAGRARDLYLMTKAFTHWAQIASDEVAKTSAARRHILRVKYFNAWREITAVNELKAQRFALQRPFNAWRSKAREAKEMEQRAVAVHNKKLSHAVYWQWFWSFCDRRAPQWYDHRLKRRSLLYWLRKFRMNRERIQEIDAKNKHTATATAWQLWHQRSQAIVAAEKDAISMNRRQVLQEKLEEWRVEARLRPIAFRVSATIDRNITQTAFSQWARRLRMLREAKEVDRLRVMRNAWTAWNDLLRCQALTARIEERMKIEIMYKWILAERFRLMQRIRDQRITRDVFARFVTNVRDTYTRLLQHADVHEEYRNEELLRSKFNCWREQLALQRQREVAAAEFYAPRLQQESLVAWHSKHQHTTKLERWARDARFYFLATRTIKKWHKATLDSAKRRRQEAYAKMRRRIKINLALKALTHWHSRAQHVAELEQQAIALCRSKTLVMAAEYVETWRDSTDKRVQDCEEADILYSHQLARGQLARWRESSAKYRDLKQQANDVYRLHGLGRANGQLRKLSLRVFQIKSSFETANSMHERNLRKHARSMFRHWLEKARTRLEARDIPGPLKTPARPLDGALTNGTDGPIFDPWYRNETPFKLSDFHTKSQVPSATPLTTPNYMMSPSKRAARAKALTQISTTPATPLYTPFASRLLRAEGMGTRTGSSFRNRNGRGNGLGTSVRFVDQPPESPTDGRGSGNRRP, encoded by the coding sequence ATGTCGGTCTCTTGTATCAAATCGTTAGCCGCGCGGAGCTCGATCCGGACGCCAACCGACTTCCCTTCAGGGCGTTGTTCAAAGCTTACGATGAAGTCATTGCCGAGCATGAAGTGGACGCGGATCCAGGCCATGCCTGTCTGCGCTTCCTCTTCAAGATGGGAAGCAAAGAAGTCGTAGGCAATTCTCTTTTTGAAAAGTTCGAGAATCTGCTTCGCCAAATGGGTATTGTCATTGAGTTTGGAGGCGATGATACCTTCGCCGAGACGAATGATACATATGAGGACAAAGAACCCTCGATTGAAGGGTTGCGCAATAAGAGGGTTGATCTCGATACAACGTCAAGGGAGGATACCACGCAGACAAGGTGCCGTAGGCGAGCATCCTTCAACTCTATGTATGATGTTGGTGAGGACATCACGCAAAGAAGTTTCATCAACCGTCCGAGCTCGCGTTCCTCCATGTCGCGTCTGCAGACAGGGAAGACTGAATTCCCTAAGCCGACACCGGCCCGGGCCGAGAAACAACGGACCTCTCCCGACAGGACTCAATTGATGGCTCAGTTTGTGGACGTCGGGCGTAAGTTAATGCGCCgaatggaggagctggcttCCAAGGATGAGAGACGGGATAAAACACCAGCTTTTGTTGGCAAAGATGCCAGATCTGCGGTTGACCGAGACCGTTCTGAGAGAATGGCAGAAGCCTCGCGATCAAAAACACGGTCCGGGGCTGCCCATGCCGCCAGCTCCACAGCCTCGGATGAACACAGTGAAGGATCTACTACATCCTCACAGGAGGACGCGCACAACTCTTTCGAGAAAAGGGAGGTACCCCCAGAAATGCTGTATAGACCATCACTCTCCGATTTGCTGCGCGATGCTTCGACATTCAATATGTATCGTCAGCGCGCAATCGCTCGGCGCATTCTGACGCAATGGTTGAAGAAGGCGGTTCAGACGCAGCAGACTCACCGAAATATGGAGGTAGTCGCGGTCAATCGCGACAGGATTACCCTCCTACGGCAAGCTTTTGAGACGTGGCGTACAATTGTCCAAGGTAAACGCCGGGCTGCTCAGACAGAGAAATTTTTCAAACATCTCGAAGAGCGTGCTGGACGCGCCAGGGATCTCTACCTTATGACCAAAGCTTTCACACATTGGGCGCAAATCGCCTCTGACGAAGTTGCAAAAACGTCAGCTGCCCGACGGCATATTCTTCGTGTTAAGTATTTCAACGCCTGGCGTGAAATCACAGCCGTAAACGAGCTGAAAGCTCAGCGATTCGCGCTACAAAGACCCTTTAATGCCTGGCGAAGCAAGGCCCGAGAAGCGAAGGAAATGGAGCAAAGAGCAGTGGCTGTCCATAACAAAAAACTGTCACATGCGGTCTACTGGCAATGGTTCTGGAGTTTCTGTGATCGGCGGGCGCCCCAGTGGTACGATCATCGCCTCAAGCGACGTTCCTTGCTTTACTGGCTGCGAAAGTTCCGCATGAATAGGGAGCGTATTCAAGAGATAGACGCGAAGAATAAGCATACTGCGACTGCGACAGCTTGGCAGCTATGGCATCAGAGATCTCAAGCTATTGTCGCTGCAGAAAAAGACGCTATATCTATGAATCGCAGGCAAGTCCTGCAGGAAAAACTCGAGGAATGGAGAGTCGAGGCTCGATTACGCCCAATTGCTTTTCGTGTCTCCGCGACGATAGATAGAAATATTACCCAAACGGCATTCTCGCAGTGGGCCAGACGGCTCCGAATGCtcagagaagcaaaagaagtGGATCGACTGAGGGTTATGCGCAATGCTTGGACCGCTTGGAATGATCTGCTTCGATGTCAGGCTCTGACTGCGCGGATAGAAGAGCGCATGAAGATAGAAATCATGTACAAATGGATCCTTGCGGAACGGTTTCGACTGATGCAAAGGATTCGCGATCAACGAATCACTCGCGATGTGTTCGCTAGGTTTGTGACAAACGTGCGTGACACATATACACGTTTGTTGCAGCATGCCGATGTACATGAGGAGTACCGCAACGAAGAACTCCTCCGATCAAAATTCAACTGCTGGCGGGAACAGCTTGCGCTTCAGCGGCAACGCGAAGTGGCTGCGGCTGAATTCTATGCACCACGCCTTCAGCAGGAATCGCTCGTGGCCTGGCACTCGAAACACCAACATACGACGAAATTGGAGAGGTGGGCTCGCGACGCACGGTTTTACTTCCTAGCAACCCGAACGATCAAAAAGTGGCACAAGGCTACATTGGACTCTGCCAAGCGACGCCGTCAGGAGGCCTATGCCAAAATGCGGCGAAGGATCAAGATCAATCTTGCCCTCAAAGCGCTAACGCACTGGCATTCGAGAGCTCAGCACGTAGCAGAATTGGAGCAGCAAGCCATAGCCCTTTGCCGGAGCAAGACATTGGTTATGGCAGCAGAATATGTGGAGACATGGCGCGACTCAACAGATAAAAGAGTACAGGACTgcgaagaagcagacatCTTGTACTCCCACCAACTTGCTCGAGGTCAACTGGCACGCTGGAGGGAATCATCCGCCAAGTATCGCGACCTGAAGCAACAAGCGAATGACGTTTACCGCCTGCACGGCTTGGGTCGCGCAAACGGTCAGCTTCGCAAACTCAGCCTTcgcgtcttccagatcaaGAGCTCCTTTGAAACTGCAAATTCTATGCATGAACGCAATTTGAGAAAACATGCAAGGAGCATGTTCCGCCATTGGTTAGAGAAGGCCAGAACCAGACTTGAAGCCCGAGACATTCCGGGTCCATTGAAAACTCCTGCAAGGCCCCTTGACGGTGCACTCACGAACGGGACAGACGGGCCCATTTTTGATCCTTGGTATCGAAACGAGACTCCATTTAAGCTCAGCGATTTCCATACCAAGTCTCAAGTACCCTCAGCAACTCCGCTGACCACCCCTAACTACATGATGTCTCCGTCCAAGCGAGCTGCGCGAGCCAAAGCGCTCACGCAAATTTCTACAACCCCTGCGACACCTTTGTATACGCCGTTTGCCAGTCGCTTGTTGCGTGCCGAGGGTATGGGCACGCGGACTGGTTCAAGCTTCCGGAATCGCAATGGCCGGGGCAACGGCTTAGGCACAAGTGTGCGATTTGTCGATCAACCCCCTGAGTCGCCGACTGACGGTCGAGGCTCGGGGAATCGACGTCCCTGA